One region of Pogoniulus pusillus isolate bPogPus1 chromosome 19, bPogPus1.pri, whole genome shotgun sequence genomic DNA includes:
- the RLIM gene encoding E3 ubiquitin-protein ligase RLIM isoform X2: MESSDSSDKGNIDQSEAQRQSQLDRLDREEAFYQFVNNLSEEDYRLMRDNNLLGTPGAESAEDVSNGDSIIDWLNSVRQTGNTTRSGQRGNQSWRAVSRTNPNSGDFRFSLEINVNRNNGNTNPETENEPSVEPSGGEDMENRQSDSVIQTLEIPTEEDSPPRGQRRARSRSPEQRRTRARTDRSRSPINPVSEAPRRSHHNTSSQTLDPSSANEAEGSSRTRQHVTVRQHTVGTEVPSENAVLFSTPETRPAPQAAGSSETNGSSESATPGQRPPTIVLDLQVRRVRPGEYRQRDSIANRTRSRSQTPNNTVTYESERGGFRRTFSRSERAGVRTYVSTIRIPIRRILNTGLSETTSVAIQTMLRQIMTGFGELSYFMYSDSDADPNGPAPNQNVDASEPQNGGGGTSSNEGTDVSSGEAYEGGNEGGSTSGARREGRNTRGSVTFEESGSLPFLSLAQFFLLNEDDDDQPRGLTKEQIDNLAMRNFGESDALKTCSVCITEYTEGNKLRKLPCSHEYHVHCIDRWLSENSTCPICRRAVLASGNRESVV; the protein is encoded by the exons ATGGAAAGCTCAGATTCTAGTGATAAAGGCAATATTGATCAGTCAGAAGCACAACGTCAGAGCCAGCTAGATAGGCTGGATCGAGAAGAAGCTTTCTATCAGTTTGTAAACAACTTGAGCGAAGAGGACTACAGGCTTATGAGAGACAACAATTTGCTAGGAACACCAG GTGCAGAGTCCGCAGAAGATGTTTCAAATGGAGATTCTATCATAGACTGGCTTAATTCAGTCCGACAGACTGGAAATACAACACGAAGTGGGCAACGAGGAAACCAgtcctggagagcagtgagccGGACTAACCCAAATAGTGGCGACTTCAGATTCAGTTTGGAAATCAATGTCAACCGTAATAATGGGAACACGAATCCAGAAACTGAGAACGAGCCATCTGTGGAGCCTTCTGGTGGGGAGGATATGGAAAACAGACAAAGTGACTCGGTGATTCAGACCTTGGAAATTCCAACTGAGGAAGATTCTCCTCCtagagggcagaggagagccagAAGTAGGAGTCCAGAACAGCGGAGAACGCGGGCTAGGACTGATAGAAGTAGGTCACCTATTAACCCAGTAAGTGAAGCTCCTCGCAGGTCTCATCACAACACATCATCTCAAACACTTGACCCCTCCTCGGCCAATGAAGCTGAGGGAAGCTCTAGAACTAGGCAGCATGTGACAGTAAGGCAGCACACAGTGGGGACTGAGGTGCCAAGTGAGAACGCTGTTCTCTTTTCGACCCCTGAAACAAGACCTGCTCCTCAAGCTGCAGGTTCTTCGGAAACCAACGGCAGCAGTGAGTCCGCAACTCCTGGACAGAGGCCTCCTACCATAGTGCTTGATCTTCAGGTGAGAAGAGTTCGTCCAGGGGAGTATCGGCAAAGAGACAGCATAGCCAACAGAACTCGATCCAGGTCCCAGACCCCCAACAACACAGTCACTTACGAAAGTGAGCGGGGAGGCTTCAGGCGCACCTTTTCCCGTTCGGAGCGGGCTGGAGTGAGAACTTACGTCAGCACCATTAGGATTCCAATCCGTAGGATCCTAAACACAGGCTTGAGCGAGACTACATCAGTTGCTATTCAGACTATGCTGAGGCAGATCATGACAGGCTTTGGAGAGCTGAGCTACTTCATGTATAGTGATAGTGATGCAGATCCTAATGGCCCAGCTCCAAACCAGAACGTGGATGCTTCGGAGCCACAGAACGGCGGTGGTGGGACTTCCAGCAATGAAGGTACGGATGTTAGCTCAGGGGAGGCGTATGAAGGTGGTAACGAAGGTGGCTCAACCTCTGGTGCCAGACGGGAAGGTCGGAATACAAGGGGATCGGTCACTTTTGAAGAAAGTGGTTCTCTACCATTCCTTAGCCTAGCACAGTTTTTCCTACTCAACGAAGATGATGATGACCAACCAAGAGGACTCACCAAAGAACAAATTGACAACCTAGCTATGAGGAATTTTGGTGAAAGCGATGCTCTGAAAACCTGTAGTGTCTGTATTACAGAGTACACGGAAGGCAACAAGCTCCGTAAGCTGCCTTGTTCGCATGAGTATCATGTCCACTGCATCGACCGCTGGTTATCAGAAAATTCCACTTGTCCCATTTGTCGCAGAGCAGTCTTAGCTTCTGGGAACAGAGAGAGCGTTGTCTAA
- the RLIM gene encoding E3 ubiquitin-protein ligase RLIM isoform X1, whose amino-acid sequence MESSDSSDKGNIDQSEAQRQSQLDRLDREEAFYQFVNNLSEEDYRLMRDNNLLGTPGEITEEELLRRLHQVKEGPPQQNSDENRGAESAEDVSNGDSIIDWLNSVRQTGNTTRSGQRGNQSWRAVSRTNPNSGDFRFSLEINVNRNNGNTNPETENEPSVEPSGGEDMENRQSDSVIQTLEIPTEEDSPPRGQRRARSRSPEQRRTRARTDRSRSPINPVSEAPRRSHHNTSSQTLDPSSANEAEGSSRTRQHVTVRQHTVGTEVPSENAVLFSTPETRPAPQAAGSSETNGSSESATPGQRPPTIVLDLQVRRVRPGEYRQRDSIANRTRSRSQTPNNTVTYESERGGFRRTFSRSERAGVRTYVSTIRIPIRRILNTGLSETTSVAIQTMLRQIMTGFGELSYFMYSDSDADPNGPAPNQNVDASEPQNGGGGTSSNEGTDVSSGEAYEGGNEGGSTSGARREGRNTRGSVTFEESGSLPFLSLAQFFLLNEDDDDQPRGLTKEQIDNLAMRNFGESDALKTCSVCITEYTEGNKLRKLPCSHEYHVHCIDRWLSENSTCPICRRAVLASGNRESVV is encoded by the exons ATGGAAAGCTCAGATTCTAGTGATAAAGGCAATATTGATCAGTCAGAAGCACAACGTCAGAGCCAGCTAGATAGGCTGGATCGAGAAGAAGCTTTCTATCAGTTTGTAAACAACTTGAGCGAAGAGGACTACAGGCTTATGAGAGACAACAATTTGCTAGGAACACCAG GTGAAATTACTGAAGAAGAGTTGCTGAGAAGGCTACACCAAGTTAAAGAAGGTCCACCACAGCAAAACAGTGATGAGAATAGAG GTGCAGAGTCCGCAGAAGATGTTTCAAATGGAGATTCTATCATAGACTGGCTTAATTCAGTCCGACAGACTGGAAATACAACACGAAGTGGGCAACGAGGAAACCAgtcctggagagcagtgagccGGACTAACCCAAATAGTGGCGACTTCAGATTCAGTTTGGAAATCAATGTCAACCGTAATAATGGGAACACGAATCCAGAAACTGAGAACGAGCCATCTGTGGAGCCTTCTGGTGGGGAGGATATGGAAAACAGACAAAGTGACTCGGTGATTCAGACCTTGGAAATTCCAACTGAGGAAGATTCTCCTCCtagagggcagaggagagccagAAGTAGGAGTCCAGAACAGCGGAGAACGCGGGCTAGGACTGATAGAAGTAGGTCACCTATTAACCCAGTAAGTGAAGCTCCTCGCAGGTCTCATCACAACACATCATCTCAAACACTTGACCCCTCCTCGGCCAATGAAGCTGAGGGAAGCTCTAGAACTAGGCAGCATGTGACAGTAAGGCAGCACACAGTGGGGACTGAGGTGCCAAGTGAGAACGCTGTTCTCTTTTCGACCCCTGAAACAAGACCTGCTCCTCAAGCTGCAGGTTCTTCGGAAACCAACGGCAGCAGTGAGTCCGCAACTCCTGGACAGAGGCCTCCTACCATAGTGCTTGATCTTCAGGTGAGAAGAGTTCGTCCAGGGGAGTATCGGCAAAGAGACAGCATAGCCAACAGAACTCGATCCAGGTCCCAGACCCCCAACAACACAGTCACTTACGAAAGTGAGCGGGGAGGCTTCAGGCGCACCTTTTCCCGTTCGGAGCGGGCTGGAGTGAGAACTTACGTCAGCACCATTAGGATTCCAATCCGTAGGATCCTAAACACAGGCTTGAGCGAGACTACATCAGTTGCTATTCAGACTATGCTGAGGCAGATCATGACAGGCTTTGGAGAGCTGAGCTACTTCATGTATAGTGATAGTGATGCAGATCCTAATGGCCCAGCTCCAAACCAGAACGTGGATGCTTCGGAGCCACAGAACGGCGGTGGTGGGACTTCCAGCAATGAAGGTACGGATGTTAGCTCAGGGGAGGCGTATGAAGGTGGTAACGAAGGTGGCTCAACCTCTGGTGCCAGACGGGAAGGTCGGAATACAAGGGGATCGGTCACTTTTGAAGAAAGTGGTTCTCTACCATTCCTTAGCCTAGCACAGTTTTTCCTACTCAACGAAGATGATGATGACCAACCAAGAGGACTCACCAAAGAACAAATTGACAACCTAGCTATGAGGAATTTTGGTGAAAGCGATGCTCTGAAAACCTGTAGTGTCTGTATTACAGAGTACACGGAAGGCAACAAGCTCCGTAAGCTGCCTTGTTCGCATGAGTATCATGTCCACTGCATCGACCGCTGGTTATCAGAAAATTCCACTTGTCCCATTTGTCGCAGAGCAGTCTTAGCTTCTGGGAACAGAGAGAGCGTTGTCTAA